The following proteins are encoded in a genomic region of Sorangiineae bacterium MSr12523:
- a CDS encoding diaminobutyrate--2-oxoglutarate transaminase family protein has product MNTLEANAVIDPGASMYEFVRSHESGARTYANSIDVVIERGEGTAVFDTAGRRYLDFLMCAGTLATGHNHPAVLERIQRFLQSGHVMQVLDITTPAKHDFLTRLLECLPSPWASRARVQFCGPTGADAIEAALKLFKTATGRRSVIAFHGAYHGMTAGALALTGNLSAKRHVASLMPDVYFMPFPYAYRCPFGLGGKLTSQVSLAYIERALTDPESGIPHPAAMVVEVIQGEGGVIPANVDWLRGLRQITARLDIPLVIDEVQTGIGRTGTMFAFDAAGIEPDAIVISKAIGGGFPMSLVVYDKKYDVWQSGAHAGTFRGNQIAMAAGTACLDVIRDEQLVTAAQAKGEYLGGRLAELAAQYSIIGDVRGRGLMWGLEIVDPTARPDAIGSHPANREMALALKHRCLRNGLILENGGRYGAVLRMLPPLNVSLDEIDEAVTILAQALKEASDDPRHVPHGRRRSTEVKLLRL; this is encoded by the coding sequence ATGAATACATTGGAAGCCAATGCCGTCATCGACCCGGGCGCATCGATGTACGAATTCGTCCGTTCGCACGAATCCGGCGCCCGCACGTATGCAAACTCCATCGATGTGGTCATCGAGCGCGGTGAAGGAACGGCGGTATTCGACACCGCCGGGCGCCGTTATTTGGATTTCCTGATGTGCGCCGGCACGCTGGCCACGGGGCACAATCATCCCGCCGTCCTGGAGCGCATACAGCGCTTTTTGCAAAGTGGGCACGTGATGCAGGTGCTCGATATTACCACGCCGGCAAAACACGATTTCCTGACGCGGCTTTTGGAGTGCTTGCCGTCGCCGTGGGCGAGCCGCGCGCGGGTGCAGTTTTGCGGCCCGACGGGGGCGGACGCCATCGAGGCAGCACTCAAGCTGTTCAAGACGGCCACCGGACGCCGCTCGGTGATTGCCTTTCACGGCGCCTACCACGGAATGACCGCGGGAGCGCTGGCGCTGACGGGAAACCTTTCGGCCAAGCGGCACGTCGCTTCGCTGATGCCCGATGTCTACTTCATGCCATTTCCGTATGCGTACCGTTGTCCATTCGGCTTGGGCGGGAAGCTGACGTCGCAAGTGTCACTCGCCTACATCGAGCGCGCGCTGACCGATCCGGAAAGCGGGATCCCCCACCCTGCCGCCATGGTCGTGGAGGTCATTCAAGGAGAGGGCGGCGTGATTCCCGCGAACGTCGATTGGCTGCGCGGTCTCCGTCAGATCACCGCGCGATTGGACATTCCCCTGGTCATCGACGAGGTGCAAACGGGAATCGGCCGCACGGGAACGATGTTCGCCTTCGACGCCGCGGGCATCGAGCCAGATGCCATCGTCATCTCCAAGGCCATCGGCGGCGGATTCCCCATGTCCCTGGTGGTTTACGACAAGAAATACGATGTATGGCAATCCGGTGCCCACGCCGGCACGTTCCGCGGCAATCAAATCGCGATGGCGGCCGGGACCGCATGCCTCGACGTCATCCGCGACGAACAATTGGTCACCGCCGCGCAGGCCAAAGGCGAATACCTCGGCGGCCGCCTGGCCGAGCTGGCCGCACAATATTCCATCATCGGCGACGTGCGCGGTCGCGGCCTGATGTGGGGACTCGAAATCGTCGATCCCACCGCACGGCCCGACGCCATCGGCAGCCATCCTGCCAATCGCGAAATGGCGCTCGCGCTCAAGCATCGTTGCCTGCGCAACGGCCTCATTCTTGAAAACGGCGGCCGTTACGGCGCCGTTCTGCGCATGCTCCCGCCCCTCAACGTCTCCCTCGACGAAATCGACGAAGCCGTCACCATTCTTGCCCAAGCCCTCAAAGAAGCCAGCGACGACCCGCGCCACGTGCCCCATGGCCGCCGACGGTCGACGGAGGTCAAACTGCTGCGATTATGA
- a CDS encoding DUF6151 family protein yields MNGTISGREAILRCRCGEVQGRLTNASPRTVSRIVCYCDDCQAYLHHIGRADLLDEHGGTDIVQVAPASVTFERGAERIVGVRLTPKGLYRWYASCCQTPVGNTLRPAVPFIGMVVQGFEGNADEIFGKPLGGILGKFAVGTAPEGSNKLNLRVLLRALRSIAGWRLRGQAWPHPFFDRATGDTRWPVTTLSTAERDALRPHCGPHPTATHAT; encoded by the coding sequence ATGAATGGGACGATCTCGGGCCGAGAGGCCATCTTACGCTGTCGTTGCGGTGAGGTTCAGGGGCGCCTGACCAACGCCTCACCACGAACGGTGAGCCGCATTGTTTGCTATTGCGACGACTGCCAAGCCTACCTTCACCACATCGGTCGGGCCGATCTCCTCGATGAACACGGCGGCACGGATATCGTGCAGGTCGCCCCCGCATCGGTCACGTTCGAGCGAGGCGCAGAGCGCATCGTGGGCGTGCGACTCACGCCGAAAGGCCTTTATCGCTGGTACGCGAGCTGCTGCCAGACGCCGGTCGGCAATACGCTGCGCCCGGCGGTCCCCTTCATCGGGATGGTCGTGCAGGGCTTCGAGGGCAACGCCGACGAGATTTTCGGCAAGCCGCTCGGTGGCATCCTCGGGAAGTTCGCCGTCGGCACCGCGCCCGAAGGGTCCAACAAGTTGAATCTGCGCGTTCTCTTGCGCGCGCTCCGCTCGATCGCAGGCTGGCGTTTGCGCGGGCAAGCGTGGCCGCATCCCTTCTTCGATCGAGCCACCGGAGACACCAGGTGGCCCGTCACCACGCTCTCCACCGCCGAGCGCGATGCATTGCGCCCGCACTGCGGTCCGCACCCGACGGCAACGCACGCAACGTGA
- a CDS encoding serine/threonine protein kinase has product MADLPKIGDVLASKYRVERVLGSGAMGIVVAARHEQLGSLVALKFMHGDAFKVKGSAARFVREARAAARLRSEHVARVGDFGTLESGAPYIVMEFLEGADLDAVLKQRGPLPIGEVAAYMMDVCKAMDEAHAADIVHRDIKPKNLFLTHRHDGTPLIKVLDFGISKLLDRGGDDADVTATDTGSILGSPAFMSPEQIRSSKHVDARADIYAIGATIFQLATNAYPYESSSVGELFAAVLYKPHRSLRELRPDAPEALEALVARCLKKEPSQRYATARALMAALAPLAEGAQVHSTGDRPARGGGEKPLVDSDAGIDSTLLATQATSTRRDSRERRSSSTGTIATCLALIAVVALGAGILLQKRRHASMPPSEVATAEVERPDAASPPASMAPPQVSLEAPSASSAPPPKGPTKIPPKSPRAKPAKPTASSAPSATPDVFGTPE; this is encoded by the coding sequence GTGGCAGATCTTCCCAAAATCGGTGACGTTCTCGCATCGAAGTACCGCGTGGAGCGGGTGCTCGGCTCGGGCGCCATGGGGATCGTGGTGGCCGCACGCCACGAGCAGCTTGGATCGCTGGTGGCGCTCAAGTTCATGCACGGCGATGCCTTCAAGGTCAAAGGCTCCGCCGCCCGTTTCGTGCGGGAGGCGCGTGCGGCTGCGCGATTGCGCAGCGAGCATGTGGCACGTGTGGGCGATTTTGGCACGCTCGAATCGGGGGCGCCGTACATCGTGATGGAGTTCCTGGAGGGCGCCGACCTGGATGCGGTGCTCAAGCAGCGCGGGCCGCTCCCCATCGGCGAGGTGGCCGCGTACATGATGGACGTGTGCAAAGCGATGGACGAGGCGCACGCCGCCGACATCGTGCATCGCGATATCAAGCCGAAAAACCTGTTTCTCACGCATCGGCACGATGGGACGCCTTTGATCAAGGTGCTCGACTTCGGCATTTCCAAGTTGTTGGATCGCGGTGGCGACGACGCCGACGTGACGGCCACCGATACGGGGTCGATTCTCGGGTCGCCGGCCTTCATGTCGCCCGAGCAGATTCGCAGCTCGAAGCACGTGGATGCGCGAGCGGACATTTATGCGATTGGCGCGACGATATTTCAACTTGCGACCAACGCGTATCCTTATGAATCGAGTTCGGTCGGGGAATTGTTCGCGGCGGTGCTTTACAAGCCGCATCGCTCGCTGCGGGAACTTCGGCCGGATGCGCCGGAGGCACTCGAGGCCTTGGTCGCGCGGTGTTTGAAGAAGGAGCCCTCGCAACGGTATGCGACGGCGCGCGCGCTGATGGCAGCGCTTGCGCCGCTCGCAGAAGGCGCGCAGGTGCACAGCACGGGAGACCGGCCTGCACGTGGCGGCGGAGAGAAGCCCCTTGTCGACAGCGATGCCGGTATCGATAGCACGTTGCTCGCTACGCAAGCGACGAGCACGCGGCGCGATTCCCGGGAGCGCCGTTCGTCATCGACGGGGACCATTGCGACATGCCTCGCACTGATTGCGGTGGTGGCCTTGGGCGCGGGTATTCTTCTGCAAAAGCGACGGCACGCCTCCATGCCGCCTTCGGAAGTGGCGACGGCCGAGGTCGAACGCCCCGACGCGGCGAGCCCTCCCGCGAGCATGGCGCCTCCACAGGTGAGCCTCGAGGCACCCTCCGCATCGAGCGCGCCGCCTCCGAAAGGGCCCACGAAGATCCCCCCGAAGTCACCCCGCGCAAAACCCGCGAAGCCCACCGCATCGAGCGCCCCCAGCGCAACCCCCGACGTGTTCGGCACGCCGGAGTGA
- a CDS encoding DMT family transporter — MSESVAVKMVPWRINPWEMALIAVTAVWGWTFVTVHDAIVVFPVSAFLSYRFTTAAVLLALALSPTLRRLTRKELLGGVGAGVALFAGYAFQTAGLGSTTPSNAAFITGLAVVFTPLLSFLLFRLRPHRKQIWGACLAAIGLALLTMQGLEVHRGDALVLACAMAFALHILILSRVSPGAHPGRLTFVQLATVGFLGTVWAAGANEMMVPRSAHVWLALLVTAVVASSLAYFVQTKAQATTPPNRVALILTLEPVFGGMFGYWLAGDRLTRMNLVGAGLILAAILVTEMRSSGDVGDVG; from the coding sequence ATGAGTGAGAGTGTCGCGGTAAAGATGGTGCCTTGGCGCATCAACCCTTGGGAGATGGCGCTGATTGCAGTGACGGCGGTTTGGGGGTGGACCTTCGTCACCGTCCACGATGCGATTGTGGTCTTCCCGGTCTCCGCGTTTCTTTCCTATCGCTTCACGACGGCTGCCGTTCTTCTGGCCTTGGCGCTTTCTCCGACATTGCGCCGGCTCACACGCAAAGAGCTTTTGGGCGGCGTGGGCGCGGGAGTGGCATTGTTTGCCGGGTATGCCTTTCAGACGGCGGGCCTTGGCTCGACGACGCCATCCAACGCAGCATTCATTACCGGGTTGGCGGTGGTCTTTACGCCGCTATTGTCTTTCTTGCTATTTCGATTGCGGCCGCATCGGAAACAGATTTGGGGCGCATGCCTCGCGGCGATAGGTCTGGCACTTCTCACGATGCAAGGGCTCGAAGTGCATCGCGGCGACGCCCTGGTCCTCGCATGCGCCATGGCCTTTGCGCTGCACATCCTCATTTTGAGCCGGGTGAGTCCGGGGGCGCATCCAGGGCGGCTAACCTTCGTTCAACTCGCGACCGTGGGATTTCTAGGTACCGTTTGGGCCGCCGGGGCGAACGAGATGATGGTCCCCCGCAGCGCGCACGTATGGCTCGCGCTTCTCGTCACGGCGGTCGTGGCTTCGTCGCTGGCCTATTTCGTACAGACGAAGGCGCAGGCGACGACGCCGCCGAATCGGGTAGCGTTGATTTTGACCTTGGAGCCCGTATTCGGTGGCATGTTTGGCTATTGGCTTGCCGGTGATCGATTGACGCGAATGAATCTCGTGGGGGCAGGGCTCATTCTCGCCGCCATTCTCGTGACGGAGATGCGGTCCTCGGGCGACGTCGGTGATGTAGGATAG
- a CDS encoding phage capsid protein, translating to MNAFSVPWSFATMAFLAGCTAGDAGDAESAASRGAALQGPNWAVLQAGGAAPIRSIVRRADGMLLGPRSSGHEIETWASTNEGASWFRRGSVANNASVDFGDVTMLRVPGTRTIFCAFREHAGGQFRITVARSDDDGDGWAYDSTVAGPVSRFVGAPFLFLRENGDLQMYYDSEELAAAGGFPGHQWIAMQGRRGIGGAWNAYGTVTVSREKASGALSREGMPTVVQLGGDRLMAVVEGVEPFPTGGVRANVLHATQSWDGGRTWDDALRRTPYQAPVHAASGRRYNAYAPHAIRVGNGPVGVAFCTDEDKGSAPDASSTPPDQRNCHIGYVSTTTNFETWSAPSAIWTQTSANYTPGLFERGSNDVIVTIDAFAGNQRVLRRP from the coding sequence ATGAACGCTTTCTCCGTCCCTTGGTCCTTCGCGACAATGGCGTTTCTCGCAGGCTGCACGGCCGGCGATGCAGGCGATGCAGAGTCCGCCGCATCCCGCGGGGCCGCACTGCAAGGGCCGAATTGGGCGGTGTTGCAAGCGGGAGGAGCCGCGCCCATCCGCAGCATCGTGCGCCGTGCGGACGGAATGCTGCTCGGGCCACGAAGTTCGGGGCACGAGATTGAAACGTGGGCCAGCACCAACGAGGGTGCCAGCTGGTTTCGCCGCGGGTCCGTCGCGAACAACGCGTCGGTGGATTTCGGTGACGTCACCATGCTTCGCGTACCGGGAACGCGCACCATCTTTTGCGCGTTCCGCGAGCACGCGGGCGGCCAATTTCGCATTACGGTGGCCCGCAGCGACGACGACGGCGATGGCTGGGCCTACGACAGCACCGTCGCCGGGCCGGTGTCGCGCTTCGTGGGTGCGCCATTTCTGTTCCTTCGCGAAAACGGCGATTTGCAGATGTATTACGATTCCGAGGAGCTCGCGGCGGCGGGCGGCTTTCCCGGGCACCAATGGATTGCCATGCAAGGGCGCCGTGGCATTGGCGGCGCGTGGAATGCTTACGGCACCGTCACCGTCTCGCGTGAAAAAGCGTCGGGCGCGCTCTCCCGCGAAGGCATGCCCACCGTCGTGCAACTCGGTGGCGATCGGCTCATGGCCGTCGTCGAGGGCGTGGAGCCCTTTCCAACGGGCGGCGTGCGCGCCAACGTGCTTCACGCGACGCAATCGTGGGACGGCGGCCGAACCTGGGACGATGCCCTGCGCCGCACCCCCTACCAGGCACCCGTGCATGCGGCGAGCGGCCGTCGCTACAATGCGTACGCGCCCCATGCGATCCGCGTGGGCAACGGGCCCGTGGGCGTCGCCTTCTGCACCGACGAAGACAAAGGCAGCGCGCCCGACGCGTCGAGCACACCGCCCGATCAGCGGAATTGCCACATTGGTTACGTGAGCACGACGACCAACTTCGAGACATGGTCGGCGCCCAGCGCCATCTGGACGCAGACCTCGGCGAACTACACGCCAGGCCTCTTCGAGCGCGGGTCCAACGATGTCATCGTGACCATCGACGCCTTCGCGGGAAATCAGCGCGTGCTGCGTCGTCCGTGA
- a CDS encoding SDR family oxidoreductase, producing the protein MDLTNRTVVVLGGGSGIGLGIARAALANGARIVLGGRTREKLDRALESLDAKERGRCISVDITREADVVRLFESVPDVDHVVVTAAVLAYQPIREFDMEAARRTIDSKIVAALLIAKHGGARLRPGGSITFTTGVATDRPSPGGAVVGAVNGAIDCFIRGAASELAPIRVNALSPGWVDTELWDTMGTDKASRFAAMAQRLPTGRIGTPDDLGHAAVFLMTNGFTTGTVLHVDGGHRFV; encoded by the coding sequence ATGGACCTAACGAATCGTACCGTTGTCGTTTTGGGCGGTGGCTCTGGCATTGGGCTCGGCATCGCTCGCGCTGCACTCGCAAATGGTGCCCGCATCGTTCTCGGTGGGCGCACCCGCGAGAAACTCGACCGCGCTCTGGAGTCGCTCGATGCGAAAGAACGCGGCCGCTGCATTTCCGTCGACATCACGCGGGAGGCCGACGTCGTCCGTCTCTTCGAAAGCGTGCCCGATGTCGACCATGTCGTGGTGACCGCCGCCGTGCTCGCGTATCAACCCATCCGCGAATTCGATATGGAGGCTGCCCGCCGTACCATCGACTCCAAAATCGTCGCCGCGCTCCTCATTGCCAAACATGGCGGTGCGCGCCTGCGTCCCGGTGGATCCATCACCTTCACCACGGGGGTTGCCACCGATCGACCGTCGCCGGGAGGAGCCGTGGTCGGCGCCGTGAACGGTGCCATCGATTGCTTCATCCGCGGCGCGGCCAGCGAGCTGGCGCCCATCCGCGTGAACGCGCTATCGCCGGGCTGGGTCGATACGGAGCTCTGGGACACCATGGGCACGGACAAAGCTTCCCGATTCGCGGCCATGGCGCAGCGGCTTCCCACGGGCCGCATCGGCACACCCGACGATCTGGGTCACGCGGCCGTCTTCCTCATGACGAACGGCTTCACCACCGGCACTGTGCTCCACGTCGACGGTGGTCACCGTTTCGTCTAG
- a CDS encoding MFS transporter, with protein sequence MPTAKHPASRIALTLLGVVLVAVNLRAPIAGVAPLLPEMRADLGLSRSAGGLLTSLPLLCFGGLSTVAAALGRRIGSERALVLAMLAMAVGSAARIWTAPLLFAGTIVIGAAITVGNVLVPSVIKQHFDAKQGLVTGIYTGALIGGAAIASAISAPLAHHDGIGWRGSLAAWTVPEVLALLVWLPALRVPHRPPAAATGSVSVLRSKVTWGLSIFMGSQSLTYFAVLTWLPALLQDEGVSAARAGGALAIFNILGIGTALVMPSLAARVSDQRGLASSIAAAWAVGIAGLLFAPGSYLLWASVLGLAQGASISLAFALIVLRSRTPEVARGLSGTVQSIGYLIGSAGPFVLGALRDVSPSWSVSLVALLTVVIPMAWGAWNGGRKATVG encoded by the coding sequence ATGCCCACCGCGAAGCACCCTGCCTCGAGAATTGCGCTCACCTTGCTTGGCGTGGTTCTCGTCGCGGTGAATCTGCGCGCGCCCATTGCGGGTGTCGCGCCGCTGCTGCCGGAGATGCGCGCAGATCTCGGTCTCTCGCGCAGTGCCGGTGGATTGCTGACTTCGCTGCCGTTGCTTTGCTTCGGCGGGCTGTCGACGGTGGCCGCGGCGCTGGGCCGTCGCATCGGCAGCGAGCGAGCGCTGGTGTTGGCCATGCTGGCCATGGCCGTGGGCAGCGCCGCACGGATATGGACCGCGCCGTTGCTCTTTGCCGGCACCATCGTCATCGGCGCCGCCATCACCGTGGGCAACGTCCTCGTTCCCAGTGTGATCAAGCAGCACTTCGACGCGAAGCAGGGGCTCGTCACCGGCATCTACACCGGCGCGCTCATCGGCGGTGCGGCCATCGCCTCGGCCATCAGCGCACCGCTGGCCCACCACGATGGCATCGGCTGGCGCGGCTCGCTCGCCGCGTGGACCGTGCCGGAGGTGCTCGCACTCCTCGTGTGGCTCCCCGCGCTGCGGGTTCCGCATCGGCCGCCCGCCGCGGCCACAGGCTCCGTGTCCGTCCTGCGCAGCAAGGTGACATGGGGCCTGTCCATCTTCATGGGCTCGCAGTCGCTCACGTATTTCGCTGTCCTCACGTGGCTGCCGGCCTTGCTGCAAGACGAAGGGGTGTCCGCGGCCCGTGCGGGAGGCGCTCTTGCAATATTCAATATATTGGGCATTGGCACGGCGCTCGTCATGCCGTCGCTCGCCGCGCGCGTCTCCGATCAGCGCGGACTCGCCTCGAGCATCGCCGCGGCATGGGCCGTGGGCATCGCAGGATTGCTGTTCGCGCCCGGTTCCTATCTCCTTTGGGCCAGCGTCTTGGGCCTCGCCCAAGGTGCATCGATCAGCCTTGCATTCGCGCTCATCGTACTGCGGTCGCGCACCCCGGAGGTCGCCCGCGGATTGTCCGGCACCGTGCAATCGATTGGCTACCTCATTGGCTCCGCCGGTCCCTTCGTGCTCGGCGCCCTTCGCGACGTGAGCCCGAGTTGGTCGGTGTCGCTCGTCGCGCTCCTCACCGTGGTCATCCCCATGGCTTGGGGCGCCTGGAACGGCGGCCGGAAGGCCACGGTGGGCTAG